The Benincasa hispida cultivar B227 chromosome 11, ASM972705v1, whole genome shotgun sequence genome has a segment encoding these proteins:
- the LOC120091583 gene encoding thymocyte nuclear protein 1, which translates to MAKDVAGDRKQYWLLKTEPAEWSWADQAANDGRTKWDGVKNKQAQKHLKSMKLGDLCFFYHSGAKARRVVGVVAVAREWYSADDDDVVVDVEAVGEMREPVDLKEMKKGMEGMKNFALFRQPRLSVVPVAKEIWDKICELGGGFEGDGTEGGHGSEG; encoded by the coding sequence ATGGCCAAAGACGTCGCCGGAGACAGAAAACAGTATTGGCTTCTGAAGACGGAGCCAGCAGAGTGGTCATGGGCGGACCAAGCCGCCAACGACGGACGAACAAAGTGGGACGGCGTAAAGAACAAGCAAGCTCAGAAGCATCTCAAGTCCATGAAACTCGGCGACCTCTGTTTCTTCTACCACTCCGGCGCCAAGGCCCGCCGCGTCGTCGGCGTGGTTGCCGTCGCACGGGAGTGGTACTCGGCAGACGACGATGATGTCGTCGTCGACGTGGAGGCAGTCGGAGAGATGAGGGAACCGGTGGATCTGAAAGAGATGAAGAAGGGGATGGAAGGGATGAAGAATTTTGCTCTGTTTCGGCAGCCAAGGCTGTCGGTTGTGCCGGTTGCGAAGGAGATTTGGGATAAGATCTGTGAACTGGGAGGCGGATTTGAAGGAGATGGAACAGAGGGCGGGCATGGGAGCGAGGGATAG